In Caldicellulosiruptor morganii, the following proteins share a genomic window:
- a CDS encoding Cof-type HAD-IIB family hydrolase, with protein MVKLVATDLDDTLLSKDLKIAEKNLRAIEFLKQKGVILILASGRPYPSVKKIAYDLGNLNPMITYQGALIYDPGTDRKLYGFEIQPDDAKKLIKLAKQENIHVHIYIDNVWYVEVFNEKVEYYRNLTGLEPVKVDDLHDFVNKSVTKVLFFDEHQRLKRIKDNLPSEFLKKFNIMFSKPFFLEFTDVNASKGNALRFLAGYYNIKREEVMAIGDGDNDISMIEYAGVGVAVENATEKLKQVADFVTLSCDDGGFAHAIERVFNVEF; from the coding sequence ATGGTTAAGCTGGTTGCAACAGACCTTGATGATACTCTTCTTTCAAAGGACTTAAAAATTGCCGAGAAAAATCTCAGAGCTATTGAATTTTTAAAACAAAAAGGAGTGATTTTAATATTAGCATCGGGCAGACCCTATCCTTCTGTGAAGAAGATTGCATATGATCTTGGCAATCTTAACCCCATGATTACTTACCAGGGTGCTTTGATATATGACCCCGGAACTGACAGGAAGCTATATGGATTTGAGATACAACCCGATGATGCAAAGAAGCTCATAAAACTTGCAAAGCAGGAGAATATTCATGTTCACATATACATTGACAATGTGTGGTATGTTGAGGTTTTCAATGAAAAGGTAGAATATTACAGAAACTTAACAGGACTTGAGCCTGTAAAGGTGGATGATTTACATGATTTTGTAAACAAAAGTGTCACAAAGGTTTTGTTCTTTGATGAACACCAGAGGTTGAAAAGAATCAAAGACAATCTTCCTTCAGAATTTTTAAAGAAGTTCAACATTATGTTTTCCAAACCTTTTTTCCTGGAGTTTACTGATGTGAATGCTTCCAAGGGCAATGCTTTGAGGTTTTTAGCCGGCTATTATAACATTAAAAGAGAAGAGGTTATGGCCATTGGCGATGGTGACAATGACATTTCAATGATTGAGTATGCAGGTGTTGGGGTTGCGGTTGAGAATGCTACAGAAAAGCTAAAACAGGTGGCCGACTTTGTAACTTTGAGCTGTGATGATGGCGGCTTTGCACATGCTATTGAAAGAGTATTCAATGTTGAGTTTTAA
- a CDS encoding pyridoxal-phosphate-dependent aminotransferase family protein, with translation MRKPKLLMTPGPTPLPPEVISAMSQQIIHHRTKEFGEIFSRVNENLKKVFQTKNNVLTFAASGTGAMEASAVNFFSEGDTVLVVSVGVFGDRFINICKTFGLNVIEKKYNYGDVADIDEVIGIIESNKDIKGVFITHNETSTGVTNPIEKLARYLRNTDKILIVDAVSSLGAIDLKTDEWGVDVVVTGSQKTLMSPPGLAFVSVSDRAWEFYKTSKLRKFYWDFKKYQDNLLKESQDTPFTPAVTLIRAVDAGLKLILDYGLENNFKRHKKLAHLTQLAAEKLNLELLPKKEYSSAVITAIRSPEGVDIEKVRKIMNQKYDIMVTGGQASLKGKIIRIGHMGYVDEFDLLKTIECFELALLECGYKNFEVGEATKAVLQEIAKEVE, from the coding sequence ATGAGAAAACCAAAGCTTTTAATGACGCCTGGTCCAACTCCACTTCCACCGGAAGTAATATCTGCCATGTCACAGCAGATTATTCATCATCGAACAAAAGAATTTGGCGAGATTTTCTCAAGGGTGAATGAAAACCTGAAAAAGGTGTTTCAAACCAAAAACAATGTACTTACTTTTGCAGCATCGGGTACCGGTGCAATGGAAGCAAGTGCTGTCAACTTCTTTTCTGAAGGCGATACTGTTTTGGTTGTGTCAGTGGGGGTTTTTGGTGACAGGTTTATAAATATATGCAAAACATTTGGTTTGAATGTCATTGAGAAAAAATATAACTACGGCGATGTTGCAGACATAGATGAAGTAATTGGAATAATTGAAAGCAATAAGGACATAAAGGGCGTTTTCATAACTCACAACGAAACATCAACGGGTGTCACAAATCCCATAGAAAAACTTGCAAGGTATCTCAGAAATACAGACAAGATTTTAATTGTTGATGCTGTAAGTTCACTTGGTGCAATTGATTTAAAAACTGATGAATGGGGAGTTGACGTTGTTGTCACAGGCTCTCAAAAAACTTTAATGTCACCGCCCGGTCTTGCTTTTGTTTCTGTATCTGACAGGGCATGGGAGTTTTACAAAACTTCAAAGTTGAGAAAATTCTACTGGGACTTCAAAAAGTACCAGGACAATCTTTTAAAAGAGAGCCAGGATACCCCATTTACTCCTGCAGTGACATTAATAAGAGCTGTTGATGCCGGACTTAAGCTCATACTTGACTACGGGCTTGAAAACAACTTCAAAAGACATAAAAAGCTTGCACATCTTACACAGCTTGCCGCTGAAAAGCTAAATTTAGAACTTCTACCCAAGAAAGAGTACTCCTCTGCTGTCATCACTGCAATCAGGTCTCCAGAGGGTGTTGACATAGAAAAGGTAAGAAAGATAATGAATCAAAAATATGATATAATGGTAACAGGAGGGCAGGCATCGCTTAAAGGCAAGATTATAAGAATTGGTCATATGGGATATGTTGACGAGTTTGACCTTCTTAAAACAATAGAGTGTTTTGAGCTTGCACTTTTGGAGTGCGGATATAAGAATTTTGAAGTTGGAGAGGCGACAAAAGCGGTGCTTCAGGAAATTGCCAAGGAGGTAGAATAG
- the istB gene encoding IS21-like element ISCsa9 family helper ATPase IstB produces MNDLLLGKLKDLKLSGIIKSFDLRVEEAIKNNFSYQEFFEILINDEVSNRRINSNQKRISKARFPWHKTLEEYNFSYQPSINKRFIYNLATCEFVRKKENVAFIGPPGTGKTHLAIAIGLKAVALGYRVLFTTANEMLEELYISRADNSYQQKLKNYVNVDLLIIDELGLRKFNQSSVDDFYEIISKRYERGSIIITTNKVFEEWPRIFYDPVLATAILDRFVHHCHFVVIKGESYRMKQREGAIKALTDDSKNESNQLDNDN; encoded by the coding sequence ATGAATGATCTTTTGTTGGGAAAACTAAAAGATTTGAAATTATCTGGGATAATAAAGAGTTTTGATTTAAGAGTAGAGGAAGCTATTAAGAATAACTTTTCTTATCAAGAGTTTTTTGAGATATTGATAAATGATGAAGTGAGTAACAGGAGAATAAACAGTAATCAAAAGAGGATAAGCAAAGCGAGGTTTCCATGGCACAAGACATTAGAAGAATACAATTTTAGTTATCAGCCTTCAATTAATAAGAGGTTTATATACAATTTGGCGACCTGTGAATTTGTCCGCAAGAAAGAGAATGTGGCCTTCATAGGACCGCCAGGGACAGGAAAAACACACCTTGCAATAGCAATAGGACTAAAAGCTGTAGCACTTGGATATAGAGTTTTGTTTACCACAGCAAATGAGATGTTAGAAGAGTTGTATATTTCAAGAGCGGATAATTCGTATCAACAAAAGCTAAAAAACTATGTTAATGTGGATTTGTTGATAATAGATGAGCTGGGCTTAAGGAAATTTAATCAAAGCAGTGTAGATGATTTTTATGAGATAATATCGAAGAGGTATGAGAGAGGATCGATAATAATAACCACAAACAAGGTATTTGAAGAGTGGCCGAGGATATTTTATGACCCAGTTTTAGCGACAGCGATTTTAGATAGATTTGTACATCACTGTCATTTTGTAGTTATCAAAGGTGAAAGTTATAGGATGAAGCAAAGGGAGGGTGCTATAAAAGCTTTAACAGATGATTCCAAGAATGAGTCAAATCAGTTAGATAATGATAATTAA
- the serA gene encoding phosphoglycerate dehydrogenase, with protein sequence MKVLVTERIAKEGIEILKDEGIEVDEKVGLSHQEICNIIGDYDALIVRSATKVNEEMIKCGRNLKVIARAGVGIDNVDVEAATKQGIIVVNAPDGNIMAAAELTIGLIFSIFRYIPQAYMSCKQGDFRRNKFKGVELYEKTAGIIGFGKIGALVAERLKACGMRVIAYDPYVSDEKFRKYGVEKVDFETLLKESDLITIHTPKTAETYNLISEKEFRKMKKGVRIVNCARGGVINEKDLYNAIKEGIVAAAALDVLEKEPNFELEKQDYHNPLLELDNVVITPHLGASTQEAQVNVAVSVAKEVAAVLKGGIAKNAVNLPAFEKEKLDEILPYLELAEAMGKIFIQAERAFAKKIEIVYSGQIDEKMTTWLTRALLKGYLEFSVQDTVNYVNSQVLAQEQGIEVIESRTQESGKFKNMITARFTTDEKVLELAGTVYNNEGRIIDFFGYKVDFKPEKYMLLIQNIDKPGMIGRIGTIVGEYGINIATMQVSRNKKGEKAVMVCEIDGALPDEALEKLKAIDGILRVTMAKL encoded by the coding sequence ATGAAAGTGCTTGTAACAGAAAGGATTGCAAAAGAGGGTATAGAGATTTTAAAAGATGAAGGGATTGAAGTTGATGAAAAAGTGGGGCTTTCACACCAGGAGATTTGCAATATTATAGGTGATTATGATGCATTGATTGTCAGAAGCGCTACAAAAGTAAATGAAGAAATGATAAAATGTGGCAGGAACCTGAAAGTGATTGCAAGAGCAGGTGTTGGGATTGACAATGTGGATGTTGAGGCTGCAACAAAACAGGGTATAATTGTGGTCAATGCACCTGATGGTAATATTATGGCAGCCGCAGAACTCACAATTGGTCTGATATTCAGTATATTCAGGTACATTCCACAGGCGTATATGTCCTGCAAACAGGGAGATTTCAGAAGGAACAAGTTCAAGGGTGTAGAGCTTTACGAAAAGACAGCGGGCATAATTGGTTTTGGCAAGATTGGAGCGCTTGTTGCTGAAAGGCTAAAAGCCTGCGGAATGAGAGTTATTGCATACGACCCCTACGTCTCTGATGAGAAGTTCAGAAAATATGGTGTGGAAAAAGTTGACTTTGAAACTCTCTTGAAAGAGTCTGATCTCATCACCATTCACACACCCAAAACAGCCGAAACCTACAATCTAATTTCAGAAAAAGAATTCAGGAAGATGAAAAAAGGGGTTAGAATAGTAAACTGTGCACGCGGTGGAGTTATTAATGAGAAAGACCTTTACAATGCCATAAAAGAGGGTATTGTTGCAGCAGCAGCACTTGATGTTCTGGAAAAGGAGCCTAACTTTGAACTTGAAAAGCAAGACTACCACAATCCTCTTTTGGAACTTGACAATGTTGTAATTACACCTCACTTAGGAGCATCAACTCAGGAGGCGCAGGTAAATGTTGCTGTGTCTGTTGCAAAAGAGGTTGCAGCAGTTTTGAAAGGCGGTATTGCCAAAAATGCTGTTAACCTTCCTGCTTTTGAAAAAGAGAAGCTTGATGAGATTTTACCTTACTTGGAGCTTGCTGAGGCGATGGGCAAGATCTTTATTCAGGCAGAAAGAGCATTTGCAAAGAAAATAGAGATTGTATATAGCGGGCAGATAGATGAAAAGATGACAACATGGCTTACACGTGCACTTTTAAAAGGTTATCTTGAGTTTTCTGTTCAAGACACGGTAAATTATGTGAATTCCCAGGTTTTAGCCCAGGAACAGGGCATTGAGGTAATTGAGAGCAGGACGCAGGAAAGTGGAAAGTTCAAGAATATGATAACTGCAAGGTTTACAACAGATGAAAAAGTTTTAGAACTTGCAGGGACTGTTTACAACAATGAGGGAAGGATTATAGATTTCTTTGGATACAAAGTTGACTTCAAGCCAGAAAAATACATGCTGCTTATTCAAAACATTGACAAGCCGGGTATGATAGGCAGAATTGGTACAATTGTTGGAGAGTACGGAATTAACATTGCCACAATGCAGGTTTCACGCAATAAAAAAGGCGAGAAGGCTGTTATGGTATGTGAGATTGATGGTGCTTTGCCAGATGAGGCTTTAGAAAAGCTCAAAGCTATAGATGGCATTTTGAGAGTCACAATGGCAAAGTTATAA
- a CDS encoding Rne/Rng family ribonuclease: MQCEIIVDVSFGETRVAVLEDKELVEIYVERQDQQSIVGNIYKGVVENILPGMDAAFINIGQDKNAFLYLGDINRLEFGDTDEWYEIKTNPLALRCGQEIVVQVIKEAHDQKGPRVTTNITLPGRYLVLLPNTDYTGISKRIELEEERTRLKEIACRLKPEGMGIIVRTAAEGKSEEVLKNELEFLKNLWQRIKQKSKESAPVLLYKDYDLVFKAVRDMFTNQVDRFVINDRKKYNKIMEFLSAYAPSLKSKVEYFNLATNIFEYFQIEQKLQKALSRRVWLKSGGYIVIDETEALTAIDVNTGKFVGKNDVSETILKTNLEAAVEIARQLRLRDIGGIIVIDFIDMKNTEHQKLVLETLKDALKKDKTKTVVVGITPLGLVEMTRKKVRQRLSCTLQTCCPYCEGTGKILSPETVASKILKEIEWYFKNRVEERFFVELNTKVCDVLRKGEVDRIKELQEKYKKKIYLKASSSIHMNKFTICPVKDADHYMALCGALSEGDEVLALVEEEDSFNCQNAIGYVNQNRIEFDNASDLIGKYVYAKIEKVYGTQSKGKILEIFDETKETAEEL, translated from the coding sequence ATGCAATGTGAAATTATAGTTGATGTCAGCTTTGGCGAGACGCGCGTTGCAGTGTTGGAAGACAAAGAGCTTGTTGAAATTTACGTTGAAAGGCAAGATCAACAGAGCATAGTTGGGAATATATACAAGGGCGTTGTTGAAAATATTTTACCCGGCATGGACGCTGCTTTTATAAATATCGGTCAGGACAAAAATGCCTTTCTGTACTTAGGTGATATAAACAGGCTTGAGTTTGGCGATACAGATGAGTGGTATGAGATAAAGACAAATCCACTTGCCTTGCGATGCGGTCAGGAAATAGTTGTGCAGGTAATAAAAGAGGCGCATGACCAGAAAGGTCCAAGAGTTACAACCAATATCACACTTCCGGGAAGGTATTTGGTGCTGTTGCCGAACACTGACTATACAGGAATCTCAAAAAGGATAGAGCTTGAAGAGGAAAGGACAAGACTGAAAGAGATTGCTTGCAGGCTTAAGCCAGAAGGCATGGGCATTATTGTCAGGACGGCAGCAGAAGGTAAAAGTGAAGAGGTATTGAAAAATGAACTTGAGTTTTTAAAAAACCTCTGGCAGAGGATAAAGCAAAAGAGCAAGGAAAGTGCACCTGTACTTCTGTATAAGGACTATGACCTTGTCTTTAAAGCTGTAAGAGACATGTTTACAAATCAGGTTGATAGATTTGTTATAAACGACAGAAAAAAGTACAACAAAATAATGGAATTTTTATCCGCATATGCTCCGAGTCTTAAAAGCAAAGTGGAATATTTTAACCTTGCCACCAACATATTTGAGTATTTTCAGATTGAACAGAAACTGCAAAAAGCTCTGTCAAGGCGGGTGTGGCTGAAAAGCGGTGGGTATATAGTGATAGACGAGACAGAGGCGCTGACAGCAATAGATGTAAACACTGGCAAATTTGTTGGTAAAAATGACGTGTCAGAGACAATACTCAAGACCAATCTTGAAGCGGCGGTGGAGATTGCAAGGCAGCTCAGGCTTCGTGATATAGGAGGAATTATAGTCATTGACTTTATAGATATGAAAAACACAGAACATCAAAAGCTTGTACTTGAGACTTTGAAAGATGCTTTAAAGAAAGACAAAACAAAAACTGTTGTTGTGGGAATAACTCCGCTTGGGCTTGTGGAGATGACAAGAAAGAAAGTAAGACAGAGGCTCAGCTGTACTTTGCAAACCTGCTGTCCGTACTGTGAGGGGACGGGTAAAATTCTCTCTCCGGAGACGGTTGCCTCAAAGATACTGAAAGAGATTGAGTGGTACTTTAAAAACAGGGTTGAGGAAAGGTTTTTTGTTGAATTGAATACAAAGGTGTGTGATGTTTTGAGAAAGGGTGAGGTTGATAGAATAAAGGAACTTCAGGAGAAGTACAAAAAGAAGATATATCTGAAAGCTTCTTCCAGTATCCATATGAATAAATTCACAATATGTCCTGTAAAAGATGCTGACCATTACATGGCGCTGTGCGGTGCACTTTCTGAAGGTGATGAGGTTCTGGCACTGGTTGAAGAGGAAGATAGCTTCAACTGCCAGAATGCCATTGGGTATGTTAACCAGAACAGAATAGAGTTTGACAACGCTTCTGATCTTATAGGTAAATACGTCTATGCAAAAATCGAAAAGGTATATGGTACGCAGTCAAAAGGGAAGATATTGGAGATATTTGATGAGACCAAAGAGACTGCAGAAGAGTTATAG
- a CDS encoding DUF1015 domain-containing protein encodes MANIRSFRGLRYSDRVRLDDCICPPYDIISDSERDQLYEKSEYNIIRVEYGKEFEGDNVQNNKFTRARKYLDEWIEKGILRFDEKESVYVIEQEFEVEGRQYKRTGLIALLELVGFEEGIVIPHEFTLSKPKQERLNLLRHTRANISSIFGLYEDKDFEVKRMLDGIKAKKEDISYNGIGTFERMWIVSDDGIIEALRKIFADRKIFIADGHHRYETALEYKKEMMQKENYNKDADYNYIMITLTALEDEGIVILPTHRVVLSADVEENIFVKRLKENFDIEKGDYEALKEKLAAYKKYAFVVYTYNKNFYLIKLKDPEKALQNIEGSKAYKNLDVVVLQKLVLNEILNISDEDILHQRNLKYTKSDRELINMVDGGGKYGFILNPTLVEELKEVSLSGEKMPQKSTYFYPKLMTGNVIFVHQS; translated from the coding sequence ATGGCAAATATCAGGTCATTTAGGGGTTTGAGATATTCAGACAGGGTCAGGTTAGATGACTGTATCTGTCCGCCTTATGATATAATCTCGGATAGCGAGAGAGATCAGCTTTATGAAAAGAGCGAGTACAACATTATAAGGGTAGAATATGGGAAAGAATTTGAGGGTGACAATGTTCAGAACAACAAGTTCACACGTGCCAGAAAGTATCTGGATGAGTGGATTGAAAAAGGGATTTTGAGGTTTGATGAAAAAGAGAGTGTGTATGTAATTGAGCAGGAATTTGAAGTAGAAGGAAGGCAGTACAAGAGAACGGGTTTGATAGCTTTGCTTGAACTTGTTGGCTTTGAAGAAGGAATTGTTATTCCTCACGAGTTTACACTTTCCAAACCAAAGCAGGAAAGACTCAATCTTCTCAGACACACACGTGCAAACATAAGCAGCATTTTTGGACTTTATGAGGACAAAGACTTCGAGGTAAAGCGAATGCTTGACGGTATCAAAGCGAAAAAGGAAGACATAAGTTACAATGGGATTGGTACATTTGAAAGAATGTGGATTGTATCAGATGATGGTATAATAGAAGCTCTCAGGAAAATCTTTGCAGACAGGAAGATCTTTATAGCAGATGGTCACCACAGGTATGAGACAGCTCTGGAGTATAAAAAAGAAATGATGCAGAAAGAAAACTACAATAAAGATGCAGATTATAATTATATAATGATAACATTGACGGCACTTGAAGATGAAGGAATAGTCATCCTTCCAACACACAGAGTTGTTCTTTCAGCAGATGTTGAAGAGAATATTTTTGTTAAAAGGTTAAAAGAAAATTTTGATATAGAAAAAGGTGATTATGAGGCTTTAAAGGAAAAGCTTGCAGCATACAAAAAGTATGCGTTTGTGGTTTATACTTACAACAAAAACTTCTATTTAATAAAACTGAAAGACCCTGAAAAGGCTCTGCAAAATATTGAGGGGAGCAAAGCATATAAGAACCTTGATGTTGTTGTTTTGCAAAAGCTTGTGTTAAATGAAATATTGAATATTTCTGACGAAGATATATTGCATCAGAGAAATCTTAAATACACAAAGTCAGATAGAGAATTGATTAATATGGTGGATGGTGGCGGAAAATATGGATTTATATTAAATCCTACACTTGTTGAAGAGTTAAAAGAAGTGTCATTGAGTGGCGAAAAGATGCCTCAAAAGTCCACATACTTCTATCCAAAGCTTATGACCGGCAATGTGATATTTGTACATCAAAGTTAG
- a CDS encoding TIGR03936 family radical SAM-associated protein: MLIKRYRFYFSRDLPSCFISHLDMVRLFERSFRRLNVRLKFTEGFNPHPKITFILPMAVGLCSPEEIFEVDVEENLDQKIVENLNLILPKGLKVLKLEEAIDKIQVSDMHYKCLVETEEDFCKCFEEFIKKNPKIKREKEGKITYRNVLDYLLDCKCRKEEDFTELKFHIKLVNGSYIKPEDILRTFAEEYNIEYEIIKVEREKVNYQRVI, from the coding sequence GTGTTGATAAAAAGGTATAGATTTTATTTTTCACGCGATCTGCCTTCATGTTTTATCTCGCACCTAGATATGGTGCGGCTTTTTGAAAGAAGTTTCAGAAGGCTGAATGTTAGACTTAAATTTACTGAAGGCTTTAACCCCCATCCAAAGATTACATTCATTTTACCGATGGCGGTTGGGCTTTGTTCACCAGAGGAGATATTTGAAGTTGATGTTGAAGAAAATCTTGATCAGAAAATAGTAGAGAACTTAAATCTGATTTTGCCAAAAGGACTTAAAGTGTTGAAACTTGAAGAAGCAATTGATAAAATACAAGTAAGTGATATGCATTATAAATGTTTGGTAGAAACTGAGGAAGATTTTTGTAAATGCTTTGAAGAGTTTATAAAAAAGAATCCAAAAATAAAGCGTGAAAAGGAAGGAAAAATAACATACAGAAACGTCTTAGATTATCTTCTGGATTGTAAATGCCGCAAAGAGGAAGATTTTACAGAGCTTAAATTTCATATTAAGCTTGTGAATGGAAGTTATATCAAACCCGAGGATATACTCAGGACATTTGCAGAGGAATATAATATTGAATATGAGATTATAAAGGTGGAAAGGGAAAAAGTAAATTATCAAAGGGTGATATAA
- a CDS encoding CD1247 N-terminal domain-containing protein — protein sequence MENLYEKVAYLRGLADGLEVSEESKEGKLIRSIIDVLDEFADAINELDVKYADLEDMVENIDEDLERLEDEVYDYDDEDYDDYYDDEDEDEDFVEVTCPNCKVTFYLEEDEYLNEDEIECPNCNEVIYIDELLEEDYDEEEDDDQDYEDEDWDEEEDKDGRQEK from the coding sequence ATGGAAAATTTGTATGAGAAAGTAGCATATTTAAGAGGTTTGGCGGATGGGCTTGAAGTGAGTGAGGAGTCGAAAGAAGGGAAACTTATAAGGAGTATCATTGATGTGCTGGACGAGTTTGCGGATGCTATAAATGAACTGGATGTAAAGTATGCTGACCTTGAAGATATGGTTGAGAATATCGACGAAGACTTGGAAAGGTTAGAAGATGAGGTTTATGATTATGATGATGAGGATTATGATGACTACTATGACGACGAGGATGAGGATGAAGATTTTGTTGAAGTTACCTGTCCGAATTGCAAGGTAACATTCTACTTAGAAGAAGATGAGTACTTAAATGAGGACGAGATTGAATGTCCAAATTGCAATGAAGTAATCTATATTGATGAGCTTCTTGAAGAAGACTATGATGAAGAAGAAGACGATGACCAGGATTATGAAGATGAAGACTGGGATGAAGAAGAAGATAAAGATGGCAGACAGGAGAAATAG
- the speD gene encoding adenosylmethionine decarboxylase yields MHALGRHIIAELYGCDRDILNNRELIEKIMVESALKAGAEVREVAFHKFSPQGVSGVVVISESHLTIHTWPELGYAAVDVFTCGDRVDPWQACNYITEMLKASHMTTTEMKRGLFEQPVKVANL; encoded by the coding sequence ATGCACGCATTGGGCAGACACATTATTGCAGAGCTATACGGTTGTGATAGGGACATTCTCAACAACCGCGAGCTGATTGAAAAGATAATGGTAGAGTCAGCGCTCAAAGCAGGAGCAGAGGTAAGAGAGGTAGCGTTTCACAAATTTTCACCACAGGGTGTTAGTGGTGTTGTGGTAATTTCGGAGTCACATTTGACAATCCATACATGGCCAGAGCTTGGATATGCGGCTGTGGATGTTTTCACATGTGGTGATAGGGTTGACCCATGGCAGGCTTGCAATTACATCACAGAGATGCTCAAAGCAAGCCATATGACAACTACAGAGATGAAAAGAGGTTTGTTTGAGCAACCTGTCAAGGTAGCAAACCTGTAA
- a CDS encoding transposase, producing MDSRIKAKLEKSWAPIFYKYVFCNIDEKPFSVLYSDTGRANFPVNILLSLEYIKHLKNYSDDELIENFNFNYLINYAVGIRTLGGMNLSEKTLYDFRTRIYKYLIKHPEQEDLIFGQFLNLTMIFAKEAGICMKEQRIDSTMFMSNIKKAGRVALAFDVLYRAVKSIPEDRLSENLKKFSTLNLGQK from the coding sequence ATGGATTCAAGGATAAAGGCTAAACTTGAAAAATCATGGGCTCCCATATTTTATAAATACGTGTTCTGCAACATCGATGAAAAACCCTTTTCAGTTTTATACAGTGATACAGGAAGGGCTAACTTCCCGGTTAACATACTTCTTTCTTTGGAATACATAAAACACCTTAAAAACTACTCTGATGATGAACTTATCGAAAATTTCAACTTCAATTACCTGATAAATTATGCTGTAGGAATAAGAACATTAGGAGGTATGAACCTTTCAGAGAAAACCTTGTATGACTTTAGAACAAGGATATACAAATACCTCATAAAACATCCTGAACAAGAGGACTTAATATTCGGGCAGTTTTTAAATCTTACCATGATTTTTGCCAAAGAAGCAGGTATATGCATGAAAGAACAGCGGATAGACTCCACCATGTTCATGTCAAACATCAAAAAAGCAGGAAGAGTTGCCCTTGCCTTTGATGTACTTTACAGGGCAGTAAAATCCATTCCTGAAGACAGACTTTCAGAGAACCTAAAAAAGTTCTCAACCCTGAATTTAGGACAGAAGTGA
- the efp gene encoding elongation factor P — translation MVEAGDFRKGLTIEYDGQIFQVVEFLHVKPGKGAAFVRTKLKNIKTGAVIEKTFRPDERMPLAHIERREMQYLYNDGELYYFMDTQTYEQIALNQEMVGDALKFVKENMTVTILSHNGSVFGVEPPRFVELEVIDTEPGFKGDTQTGATKPAKVETGAIIQVPLFINVGDKIKIDTSTEEYLSRV, via the coding sequence ATGGTTGAAGCGGGCGATTTTCGAAAAGGCTTGACAATAGAATACGACGGTCAGATATTCCAGGTGGTTGAGTTTTTGCATGTGAAACCCGGTAAAGGTGCTGCCTTTGTTAGAACAAAGTTAAAAAATATAAAGACTGGTGCAGTAATTGAAAAGACATTCAGACCTGATGAGAGAATGCCGCTTGCACATATTGAAAGAAGGGAAATGCAATATCTTTACAACGATGGTGAACTTTATTACTTTATGGACACCCAGACCTATGAGCAGATAGCACTTAACCAGGAAATGGTTGGTGATGCTTTGAAGTTTGTAAAAGAAAACATGACAGTTACAATTCTTTCACACAATGGTAGCGTTTTTGGTGTTGAACCTCCAAGATTTGTTGAACTTGAGGTAATTGACACAGAGCCAGGCTTTAAAGGTGATACACAGACGGGTGCCACAAAGCCGGCGAAGGTGGAGACAGGTGCTATTATCCAGGTGCCGCTTTTCATCAATGTTGGGGATAAGATAAAGATTGACACTTCAACAGAGGAGTACCTGTCAAGAGTTTAG
- a CDS encoding transposase: MSEYEIDEETKVIKKCPRGIIPIHASVKKGQTVAHFPKEACAKCELKNQCYCKEQKKDYVVRVNLKSIEATKQREKIECRCEENKSKRAAIEGTNSALKRGHGLSKLRVRGLVKCRVNVGLKVLAQNFKRFARYMLERAKKAIGESQGGSAPVLVQ; this comes from the coding sequence GTGAGCGAATATGAAATAGATGAAGAGACGAAAGTGATAAAAAAATGCCCAAGGGGAATAATACCCATTCATGCAAGTGTTAAGAAAGGGCAGACGGTAGCCCATTTTCCAAAAGAAGCCTGTGCAAAGTGTGAATTAAAAAATCAATGTTATTGCAAAGAGCAGAAAAAAGATTATGTGGTGAGGGTAAATCTAAAATCGATAGAAGCAACCAAACAACGGGAAAAGATAGAATGCAGGTGTGAGGAAAACAAGAGCAAAAGAGCAGCAATAGAAGGTACTAATTCAGCCTTGAAGAGGGGTCATGGTCTTTCGAAACTTCGAGTAAGGGGACTTGTAAAATGTAGAGTAAACGTAGGTTTAAAGGTATTGGCCCAGAATTTTAAGCGTTTTGCAAGATACATGTTGGAGCGAGCTAAAAAAGCTATTGGAGAGAGCCAGGGGGGAAGTGCGCCCGTATTGGTACAATAA